A DNA window from Prosthecobacter debontii contains the following coding sequences:
- the ppk1 gene encoding polyphosphate kinase 1, translated as MPQPKPASAFKDEHFINRELSWLAFNERVLDEAARSELPVLERVKFLAITASNLDEFFMVRVGALQLLREQGRRVKDHAGLTPTQQWDQIQQRASAFVARQYEILNQELLPVLKENGIRRLSPSELTPAQKTYLEDYFTEHVFPVLSPIALDDDAPRVAVPALQIILLCAVQSETDGKPTRRMVLFTLPSNLPRHVQVPEFEGGQYAYVNLEDLICLFLGQYFPSEKVLSSARFRLSRNSDIAVDDESAFDLASEMEDILEARLQSPTIRIEIEDGAPRDLIKAIRDLCGARSAQVYTIPGELDLRAYFVIAGLSGYEQLKVEPWDSQPSSQIEPGESMFEAIKRGDILLHHPFESFDPVLHLIEEAAADPDVIAIKQILYRTAKNSRIISALIRAAQAGKHVTVLVELKARFDEARNLERAEELLNAGAQIIYGVRGLKTHAKICLVMRREAGHMMRYMHFGTGNYNEATSKLYTDISYLTCRQNYGSDASAFFNTVTGRSRFVHFERISMAPFGLRERLLSMIESETERARQGEEAEIMLKMNALEDRQMIEALYQASQAGVKIRLNVRGICCLRPGVKGLSENITVISIIDRYLEHARIYHFRQGGRPVIFISSADFMNRNLSKRVELLVPVEDKEAKKRLTSIMETHFADTSRGRILKADGAWVSQASSGTKLQRSQQIFAIEAAKRLRQRNQAPDVLVPHVPKA; from the coding sequence ATGCCCCAACCTAAGCCAGCCTCTGCTTTCAAGGACGAACACTTCATCAATCGCGAGCTGAGCTGGCTGGCGTTCAATGAGCGTGTCTTGGACGAAGCCGCCCGCTCGGAGTTGCCTGTGCTGGAACGCGTCAAATTCCTCGCCATCACGGCCTCGAATCTGGATGAGTTCTTCATGGTCCGGGTAGGCGCGCTGCAACTGCTCCGCGAGCAAGGCCGCCGTGTGAAGGACCACGCCGGGCTGACCCCGACCCAGCAGTGGGATCAGATCCAGCAGCGGGCCAGCGCCTTCGTGGCCCGGCAGTATGAGATCCTCAATCAGGAACTCCTGCCTGTGCTCAAAGAGAATGGCATCCGCCGTCTCTCGCCGAGTGAATTAACCCCCGCCCAGAAGACCTATCTGGAGGACTACTTCACCGAGCACGTCTTCCCAGTTCTCTCCCCCATCGCTCTGGACGATGATGCCCCGCGTGTCGCCGTGCCTGCCCTGCAGATCATCCTGCTCTGTGCGGTGCAGTCAGAGACGGATGGCAAGCCCACTCGGCGCATGGTGCTCTTCACCTTACCTTCCAACCTCCCCCGCCATGTCCAGGTGCCGGAGTTCGAAGGTGGTCAGTATGCCTATGTGAATCTGGAGGATCTGATCTGCCTCTTCCTCGGCCAGTATTTCCCTTCGGAGAAAGTGCTCTCCAGCGCACGCTTCCGCTTGAGCCGAAACTCTGACATCGCCGTGGATGATGAGAGCGCTTTCGACCTGGCCAGCGAGATGGAAGATATTCTCGAAGCCCGACTTCAGAGCCCCACCATCCGCATCGAGATCGAGGATGGGGCACCGCGAGATTTGATCAAAGCCATCCGCGATCTCTGTGGGGCACGTAGCGCCCAGGTTTACACGATCCCTGGGGAACTGGATCTGCGGGCTTACTTCGTCATCGCCGGACTGTCAGGTTATGAGCAGCTCAAAGTGGAGCCCTGGGATAGCCAGCCGTCCTCCCAGATCGAGCCCGGAGAAAGCATGTTTGAGGCGATCAAGCGTGGCGATATCCTGCTGCATCATCCCTTTGAAAGCTTTGATCCCGTGCTGCATCTCATCGAAGAAGCCGCGGCTGATCCGGATGTCATCGCCATCAAGCAGATCCTCTATCGCACGGCGAAGAACAGTCGCATCATCAGTGCCCTCATTCGCGCTGCGCAGGCGGGCAAACACGTCACCGTGCTGGTGGAGTTGAAGGCCCGCTTCGATGAAGCGCGTAACCTCGAACGTGCGGAGGAATTGCTGAACGCTGGAGCCCAGATCATCTATGGGGTGCGTGGCCTGAAGACCCACGCCAAGATCTGCCTCGTCATGCGCCGGGAGGCGGGGCACATGATGCGTTACATGCACTTTGGCACCGGTAACTACAATGAAGCGACCTCCAAGCTTTATACCGACATCAGTTACCTGACCTGCCGTCAAAACTACGGCAGTGATGCCAGCGCTTTCTTCAACACCGTCACGGGGCGCTCCCGCTTCGTTCACTTCGAGCGCATCTCCATGGCGCCCTTCGGCCTGCGTGAGCGCCTGCTCAGCATGATCGAGAGTGAAACCGAGCGTGCCCGCCAGGGCGAGGAAGCGGAGATCATGCTGAAGATGAATGCGCTGGAAGATCGCCAGATGATCGAGGCGCTTTATCAGGCCTCTCAAGCTGGAGTGAAAATCCGCCTGAACGTCCGTGGCATCTGCTGCCTACGCCCCGGTGTGAAGGGGCTGAGTGAAAACATCACGGTCATCAGCATCATTGACCGTTACCTGGAGCACGCCCGCATCTATCACTTCCGCCAGGGTGGCCGCCCAGTCATCTTCATCAGCAGTGCAGATTTCATGAACCGCAACCTTTCCAAACGGGTGGAGCTGCTCGTCCCCGTGGAGGATAAGGAGGCGAAGAAACGCCTCACCAGCATCATGGAAACGCACTTTGCGGATACTTCCCGAGGTCGCATTTTAAAAGCCGATGGCGCTTGGGTTTCCCAGGCCAGTTCCGGCACCAAACTACAGCGGTCCCAGCAGATCTTTGCCATCGAGGCCGCCAAGCGCCTGCGCCAGCGCAATCAAGCGCCGGACGTTCTCGTGCCTCACGTGCCGAAGGCGTGA
- a CDS encoding sterol desaturase family protein, with product MLIICFLSAFAVATAYASFFEWAIHKHLMHKPMLGFKYPFRAHAVVHHQIFKADETYHLIHDSDKETIPMAWWNGPVLILGGSLPFALAAWAIGTSAVFWGALVAIAAYYVTYERIHWCMHLPKARRMEANLLFRRLNGHHLLHHRYMHKNFNVVLPLADLCFGTLLLRSKIKFAQAMGPSVPNVQPKEA from the coding sequence ATGTTAATCATCTGCTTTCTATCCGCTTTTGCCGTTGCAACTGCTTACGCCTCATTCTTTGAATGGGCCATCCACAAGCATCTGATGCACAAGCCTATGTTAGGCTTCAAATATCCCTTCCGTGCACATGCGGTGGTGCATCACCAGATTTTTAAGGCGGATGAAACCTATCACCTCATTCACGACTCGGATAAAGAAACCATCCCCATGGCTTGGTGGAATGGTCCGGTTCTCATTTTGGGCGGCAGCCTGCCTTTTGCCCTAGCGGCCTGGGCCATCGGGACCTCCGCGGTTTTCTGGGGAGCCCTCGTTGCGATTGCCGCCTACTATGTGACTTACGAGCGCATTCACTGGTGCATGCATCTGCCTAAGGCCCGCCGCATGGAGGCCAATCTATTGTTTCGTCGTTTAAACGGGCATCACCTGCTGCATCACCGCTACATGCATAAAAACTTCAATGTGGTGCTGCCTCTGGCTGATCTTTGTTTTGGCACCCTGCTGCTACGTTCGAAGATCAAGTTTGCCCAAGCCATGGGTCCTTCGGTGCCGAATGTGCAGCCTAAAGAGGCCTGA
- a CDS encoding RNA recognition motif domain-containing protein, translating into MNTKMFVGNLPFEATELDLRDLFSEFGQVNEVAIVMDRETQRPRGFAFVTMDTTEGMEAAIRGNDGKNWNGRPMAVNEARPREERPAFSGNRGGSNDRNDRKSRRW; encoded by the coding sequence ATGAATACGAAAATGTTTGTGGGTAACCTCCCCTTTGAGGCCACAGAACTCGACCTCCGCGATCTGTTCAGCGAATTCGGTCAAGTGAACGAGGTGGCCATCGTCATGGATCGGGAGACCCAGCGCCCGCGTGGCTTTGCGTTTGTCACCATGGATACCACTGAAGGCATGGAAGCCGCGATCCGTGGCAACGACGGCAAGAATTGGAATGGCCGCCCGATGGCCGTCAATGAGGCCCGCCCTCGCGAAGAGCGGCCCGCCTTTTCTGGCAATCGTGGTGGTTCCAATGACCGCAACGATCGCAAATCTCGTCGGTGGTAA
- a CDS encoding zinc-binding metallopeptidase family protein, with translation MRRFFCGCGNTLFFGSVRCLSCRREVGYDPVSQALHPLPEAPSLKRCGNGVQHGVCNWLLDSTSKERLCVACRMNQIVPDLSRDRNKLLWSRMESAKRRLIYSLLGLGIPLPNKAESPVDGLAFEIMSTILNPSVSTGHLNGIITVNLEEADDTYRQINRQMFGERSRTLLGHFRHESGHYLWARFISKLPSQDPQRLAFRETFGQDWRDYGIALSDYYRLGPPPDWSQRFISSYSASHPWEDWAETWSHYLQMVDGLETCSAMGIQTQHLNLPLVTLPVHAGFLSTHLKSSLQEDEAFLAMVQRWICVSTVLNEVADSFGEAHLYPFVISVPIAQKLRLVHYFAGLWGRGGR, from the coding sequence ATGCGACGATTTTTTTGCGGCTGTGGAAACACACTCTTCTTCGGCAGCGTGCGTTGCCTGAGCTGTCGTCGTGAGGTGGGTTACGATCCTGTTAGCCAAGCCTTGCACCCGCTTCCGGAGGCACCCTCTTTGAAACGGTGTGGCAATGGCGTCCAGCATGGCGTGTGCAATTGGTTGTTAGACTCAACATCGAAAGAAAGGCTCTGTGTCGCATGTCGGATGAATCAGATCGTCCCCGACCTGAGCAGGGATCGGAATAAACTCCTCTGGAGCAGGATGGAGTCAGCAAAACGCAGGCTGATCTATAGTCTCTTGGGTCTCGGGATTCCGCTTCCCAATAAAGCTGAGAGTCCGGTGGATGGCCTAGCTTTTGAGATCATGAGCACCATATTGAATCCCTCCGTCTCAACCGGTCATTTGAACGGAATTATTACGGTGAATCTGGAAGAGGCCGACGATACTTACCGCCAGATCAACCGCCAGATGTTTGGAGAAAGGAGCCGGACCTTGCTCGGCCATTTCCGCCATGAGAGCGGGCATTATCTATGGGCCCGCTTTATATCGAAGTTGCCTTCTCAGGACCCTCAGCGATTGGCCTTTCGTGAAACCTTCGGTCAGGATTGGAGGGATTACGGCATCGCCCTCAGTGATTATTATCGGTTAGGCCCGCCACCCGATTGGTCCCAGCGCTTTATCAGCAGTTACTCAGCTTCCCATCCCTGGGAGGATTGGGCGGAGACCTGGAGTCATTACCTGCAAATGGTGGATGGCCTCGAAACTTGCTCAGCCATGGGCATCCAGACGCAACATCTCAATCTGCCTCTGGTGACTCTACCCGTTCACGCAGGATTTCTTTCAACACATCTCAAATCATCCCTTCAGGAAGATGAAGCCTTTCTGGCCATGGTCCAGCGCTGGATCTGCGTATCCACGGTTCTAAACGAAGTCGCAGATAGCTTCGGGGAAGCCCATTTATATCCCTTTGTGATCTCCGTACCGATCGCTCAAAAACTGCGCCTGGTTCATTATTTTGCAGGTTTGTGGGGGCGTGGAGGACGATAG
- the rpiB gene encoding ribose 5-phosphate isomerase B, whose product MSTTTAPDLPRSLAIGSDHGGVGLKDAVVAQLTQDGYTVQDFGTHGTASVDYPDFAELVSQSVLSGQADAGILVCTTGIGMSIAANRHPGIQASLVHDAETAAITREHNDSNVLCLAAKTTSEATAQEIVTAWLKTPFAGGRHGRRVAKMNTQPQLHPLTILENSDLAVAAIVHAEQNRQQNNIELIASENFTSKAVMAAQGSCLTNKYAEGYPAKRWYGGCEEVDKVEQLAIDRVCQLFGAKYANVQPHSGSQANAAVYFSVLQPGDKVLGMNLAHGGHLTHGNPANFSGRFYNFCQYGVSQNDERIDYDELAEVAKREQPKMITAGASAYPRIIDFKKMSEIAKSVGAYLFVDMAHIAGLVAGGQHPNPMEYADFVTSTTHKSLRGPRGGIVLTNSEELIKKINSQVFPGVQGGPLMHVIAAKAVCFGECLKPEFAEYTQQIVKNAQALAARLAELGYRIVSGGTDNHLMLVDLRPRGLNGKVASETLDHAGITVNKNGIPFDTEKITLGGGIRIGTPAVTTRGMKEAEMVQIANWIDKALNNKDNADVLASIRAEIAAVNERFPLP is encoded by the coding sequence ATGAGCACCACCACTGCCCCAGACCTTCCTCGATCCCTCGCCATCGGCTCCGACCATGGCGGCGTTGGTTTGAAGGATGCCGTCGTCGCACAGCTCACCCAAGACGGTTATACCGTGCAGGACTTTGGCACCCATGGCACTGCTTCCGTGGATTACCCCGACTTTGCAGAGTTGGTTAGCCAAAGCGTTCTTTCCGGTCAGGCGGATGCAGGCATTCTCGTCTGCACCACCGGCATCGGCATGAGCATCGCAGCCAACCGCCACCCCGGCATCCAGGCCAGTCTGGTCCACGATGCCGAAACCGCCGCCATCACCCGCGAGCACAATGACTCCAATGTCCTGTGCCTCGCCGCCAAAACCACCTCCGAAGCCACCGCCCAAGAAATCGTTACAGCCTGGCTCAAAACTCCCTTCGCCGGGGGTCGCCACGGACGCCGAGTCGCCAAAATGAACACCCAGCCTCAACTCCACCCCCTGACCATCCTGGAGAACTCTGACCTCGCCGTTGCCGCCATCGTGCACGCCGAGCAGAACCGCCAGCAGAACAACATCGAGCTCATCGCCAGCGAGAACTTCACCAGCAAAGCGGTGATGGCTGCACAAGGCTCCTGCCTGACCAACAAGTATGCCGAAGGTTACCCTGCCAAACGCTGGTATGGTGGTTGTGAGGAAGTGGACAAGGTGGAGCAACTCGCCATCGATCGCGTGTGTCAGCTCTTCGGTGCCAAGTATGCCAACGTGCAGCCGCACTCCGGTTCCCAGGCCAATGCCGCCGTGTATTTCAGCGTGCTTCAGCCCGGTGACAAAGTGCTGGGCATGAACCTCGCTCACGGGGGCCACTTGACTCATGGAAATCCGGCTAACTTCTCGGGCCGTTTCTACAACTTCTGCCAGTATGGCGTGAGCCAGAACGACGAGCGCATCGACTACGATGAACTCGCTGAAGTGGCTAAGCGCGAACAGCCGAAGATGATCACCGCCGGTGCCTCCGCTTACCCGCGCATCATTGATTTCAAGAAGATGAGCGAGATCGCCAAGAGCGTGGGTGCTTACCTCTTCGTGGACATGGCGCACATCGCGGGACTCGTGGCCGGTGGCCAGCATCCGAACCCGATGGAATACGCTGACTTCGTCACCTCCACCACTCACAAGTCCCTGCGTGGACCTCGCGGTGGGATCGTGCTGACTAACAGCGAAGAGTTGATCAAGAAGATCAACAGCCAGGTGTTCCCCGGCGTCCAGGGTGGCCCCCTCATGCACGTCATCGCCGCCAAGGCCGTGTGCTTTGGTGAATGCCTCAAGCCTGAATTTGCTGAATACACCCAGCAGATCGTCAAAAACGCTCAGGCTCTGGCAGCTCGCTTGGCTGAGCTGGGTTACCGCATCGTCAGCGGTGGCACGGACAATCACCTCATGCTTGTGGACCTGCGTCCGCGTGGTCTGAATGGTAAGGTCGCCAGCGAGACTCTGGACCATGCCGGCATCACGGTGAACAAGAACGGTATTCCATTCGACACCGAGAAGATCACCCTCGGCGGTGGTATCCGTATCGGCACCCCGGCTGTCACGACTCGTGGCATGAAGGAAGCCGAGATGGTGCAGATCGCCAACTGGATCGACAAGGCGCTGAACAACAAGGACAACGCAGACGTCCTGGCCAGCATCCGGGCTGAGATCGCTGCCGTGAACGAGCGCTTCCCGCTACCTTAA
- a CDS encoding low molecular weight protein arginine phosphatase, whose protein sequence is MKNVLFVCTGNTCRSPLAEVLFRDLVKDRADYQVGSAGVGAFSGQAASRNSAILAKERGLDLSMHQSRAATIDLIEAATHIFGMSRSHVAAILAEYPEAEDKVYLVSEFTADDHLRGRDLCDPFGGDLSEYRETLQHLEAMLPSVLAYIEQTWKDENADAEAGRGRQQGD, encoded by the coding sequence TTGAAAAACGTTCTTTTCGTCTGCACCGGTAACACCTGCCGCAGCCCGCTGGCTGAGGTGCTGTTCCGTGACCTTGTGAAAGATCGTGCGGATTATCAGGTGGGCAGCGCTGGAGTCGGCGCTTTCTCAGGGCAGGCCGCCAGCCGTAACAGCGCCATTCTGGCGAAAGAACGCGGGTTGGATCTGAGCATGCATCAAAGCCGGGCAGCCACCATTGACCTCATCGAAGCAGCCACACACATCTTCGGTATGAGCCGGAGTCATGTGGCCGCCATTTTGGCAGAGTATCCTGAGGCCGAAGATAAAGTGTATCTCGTCTCAGAATTCACGGCGGATGATCACTTGCGTGGGCGTGACCTGTGCGACCCCTTTGGCGGAGACCTTTCCGAGTATCGTGAGACCTTGCAGCATCTGGAAGCGATGCTGCCCAGCGTCCTCGCCTACATCGAGCAAACCTGGAAAGATGAAAACGCCGACGCGGAGGCCGGCCGAGGTCGTCAGCAGGGGGATTAG
- a CDS encoding DegT/DnrJ/EryC1/StrS family aminotransferase produces MSVPLLDVNAQNLPLETELQAAFNRVLQHGRFIMGPEMEVFEKEVAAMVGVKHALAVSSGTDALLLALMALDIQPGDEVLCPAFTFFATAGAVSRLGAVPVFTDICPVCFNLDVNDARAKITPKTKAIIPVHLFGQSADMDPILALAAEKGLKVIEDGAQAIGALYKGRACGAMGDFGTYSFFPSKNLGGFGDGGMLVTNDDALAEFAKVLRVHGSKPKYYHHYVGGNFRMDTIQCALLSVKLKHYADYTTQRQTNAAHYTEALSQLSGVVQANPAHCKCLSSQDAWLAANNARIVLPVGYEHNTHIWNQYTLRVIGAGQRDSLRDHLQKAGIGCEIYYPLTLDQQPCFAHLPAASLTGCEVSHRMAEEVLSLPIYGELTEAQRNEVISAIGEWLKLG; encoded by the coding sequence ATGTCCGTCCCGCTTCTCGACGTCAACGCCCAGAATCTCCCCCTCGAAACTGAACTCCAGGCCGCCTTCAACCGCGTCCTTCAGCATGGCCGATTCATCATGGGCCCGGAAATGGAGGTCTTTGAAAAAGAAGTCGCCGCCATGGTGGGGGTGAAGCATGCTCTGGCCGTCTCCTCCGGCACAGACGCCCTCTTACTGGCCCTCATGGCGCTGGACATCCAGCCCGGTGACGAGGTTCTCTGCCCCGCCTTCACCTTCTTTGCCACCGCTGGAGCCGTCTCCCGCCTCGGTGCCGTGCCGGTTTTCACCGATATCTGTCCTGTGTGCTTTAACCTGGATGTGAATGACGCCCGGGCGAAGATCACTCCCAAGACGAAGGCGATCATCCCCGTGCACCTCTTCGGCCAAAGCGCCGATATGGACCCGATCCTGGCCCTGGCCGCCGAGAAAGGTCTGAAGGTCATCGAAGACGGGGCCCAGGCCATTGGCGCTCTCTACAAAGGCCGTGCCTGCGGAGCCATGGGTGACTTCGGCACTTACAGCTTCTTCCCCAGCAAAAACCTCGGCGGTTTCGGTGATGGCGGTATGCTCGTCACCAATGACGATGCCCTGGCCGAATTTGCCAAAGTCCTGCGCGTCCACGGCTCCAAGCCGAAATACTACCATCACTATGTCGGGGGTAACTTCCGCATGGACACGATCCAGTGTGCCTTGCTGAGCGTGAAGCTGAAGCACTACGCCGACTACACCACCCAGCGCCAGACGAATGCCGCCCACTATACAGAGGCTCTGTCCCAACTCTCCGGGGTGGTTCAGGCCAATCCGGCCCACTGCAAGTGCCTGAGCTCTCAGGATGCCTGGCTGGCGGCTAACAACGCCCGCATCGTCCTGCCCGTGGGTTACGAACACAACACACACATCTGGAATCAATACACCCTCCGCGTCATCGGAGCTGGTCAGCGCGATTCTCTGCGCGATCATCTACAAAAAGCAGGCATCGGCTGCGAGATCTATTACCCACTGACATTGGATCAGCAGCCGTGCTTTGCCCACCTGCCTGCCGCTTCCCTCACGGGCTGCGAGGTCTCTCACCGCATGGCAGAGGAAGTCCTCAGCCTGCCAATCTATGGCGAACTGACCGAAGCCCAGCGCAACGAGGTGATCAGCGCCATCGGCGAGTGGCTGAAGCTAGGATAA
- a CDS encoding FAD-dependent oxidoreductase encodes MMLRRTLYAALAATALSAPAQQVWVEAESFANHGGWMLDTQFIDIMGSPYLLAHGMGTPVKNAETEVAVPEAGSYKVWVRTKNWVGPWDAPGAPGKFQVSVNGKVLDKVLGTEGKDWLWEEVGTVELKDAAKLALVDNTGFEGRVDAILLSKDAAFTPPADFAATNSLRKKLLGLPEVAPETEEYDLVVVGGGYSGMGAAISGARQGLKVAFIQNRPVLGGNGSSEVQVWAMGGTRRGLYPHLGEIVEEFADRASNSPAASPAEYNDQLKEDVVRAEKTLDLFLNTHVYAVEMEKGEDTKIRSVTGLDTRTGKETRFRGKFFSDCTGHGSVGFLAGATIMQEEKGRMGMSNMWVLKKVENPKAWPETPWALDLKLEDFPAPKVMEPVGVKNKPNMLGYDLGYTPVENAEDYVHGEWFWESGFDQDPINGLERIRDWNFRAVYGAVSALKKYSPEQYKNYDMTWLAYVGGTRESRRIVGDFILPGEDMVNGVIQPDACVPTTWDQDLHYPKEQYAGKFPENPFISRAQFGKHTDRKNGYPVPYRCLYSKDIANLFMAGRNISVDRFALGSTRVMRTCGMFGEVVGKAAWISVRHHTTPRGVYEQYLDILKDLMSQPGAMRRDSLEGALYLPANAKKLPEVVNDSIDPKKLEGIVIDDADAELTGKWASGEGLKPHVGDHYSYGQDKGASARFSFAVKESGSYEVRVYWQPHANRGKTVPITVLGADGEKTVQVDQTKPASGPNGSESIGVFKFNAGEEASVTFRTEGSNGNVHLDAVQVVKQ; translated from the coding sequence ATGATGTTACGTCGAACCCTCTATGCCGCCTTGGCGGCTACTGCACTCTCTGCCCCTGCTCAGCAAGTCTGGGTGGAAGCCGAGTCTTTTGCTAATCATGGTGGCTGGATGCTGGATACCCAGTTCATCGACATCATGGGCTCTCCTTACCTGCTGGCTCATGGCATGGGAACACCTGTGAAAAATGCGGAGACTGAAGTGGCTGTGCCTGAAGCAGGCAGCTACAAAGTGTGGGTGCGCACGAAGAACTGGGTCGGCCCCTGGGACGCTCCAGGAGCACCTGGGAAATTCCAAGTGAGCGTGAACGGCAAGGTGCTGGATAAAGTGCTAGGCACCGAAGGCAAAGATTGGCTGTGGGAAGAGGTCGGCACGGTGGAGCTCAAAGATGCCGCTAAGCTGGCTCTCGTGGACAACACCGGCTTTGAAGGTCGCGTGGATGCCATCCTGCTGAGCAAAGATGCGGCTTTCACCCCGCCCGCCGATTTTGCAGCCACGAACAGTTTGCGCAAGAAGTTGTTAGGCTTGCCCGAAGTTGCCCCTGAGACCGAAGAGTATGACCTCGTCGTTGTCGGTGGTGGTTACTCCGGCATGGGCGCTGCGATCTCCGGTGCTCGCCAGGGCCTGAAAGTGGCCTTCATCCAAAACCGCCCTGTGTTGGGCGGTAACGGCTCCAGCGAGGTGCAGGTGTGGGCCATGGGCGGCACCCGTCGCGGTCTATATCCGCATCTAGGTGAGATTGTGGAAGAGTTCGCGGATCGCGCCAGCAACAGTCCTGCGGCATCCCCTGCGGAGTATAACGATCAATTGAAAGAGGATGTGGTGCGTGCGGAGAAGACCCTGGATCTTTTCCTCAACACTCACGTCTATGCCGTGGAGATGGAAAAAGGTGAGGACACCAAGATTCGCAGCGTCACCGGTCTGGATACTCGCACCGGAAAAGAGACTCGCTTCCGTGGTAAGTTCTTCAGTGATTGCACCGGCCACGGCAGTGTCGGTTTCCTCGCGGGAGCCACCATCATGCAGGAAGAAAAAGGCCGCATGGGCATGAGTAACATGTGGGTGCTGAAGAAAGTCGAGAATCCGAAAGCTTGGCCGGAAACCCCCTGGGCGCTGGATCTCAAGCTGGAAGACTTCCCCGCTCCGAAGGTGATGGAACCTGTAGGCGTGAAGAATAAGCCGAACATGCTTGGCTACGATCTCGGTTACACTCCCGTGGAAAATGCCGAGGACTATGTGCATGGTGAGTGGTTCTGGGAGAGCGGTTTCGATCAAGACCCGATCAATGGCCTGGAGCGCATTCGTGACTGGAACTTCCGTGCCGTGTATGGTGCCGTCAGCGCGCTGAAGAAGTATTCTCCCGAGCAATACAAGAACTACGACATGACCTGGCTGGCCTACGTGGGCGGCACGCGTGAGTCCCGTCGTATTGTCGGTGATTTCATTCTGCCCGGTGAGGACATGGTGAATGGCGTAATCCAGCCCGACGCCTGTGTGCCCACCACCTGGGATCAGGACCTGCATTATCCGAAAGAGCAGTATGCCGGGAAGTTCCCTGAAAATCCTTTCATCTCCCGCGCTCAATTCGGCAAACACACGGATCGTAAAAATGGTTATCCGGTGCCTTACCGCTGCTTGTATTCCAAAGACATTGCCAACCTGTTTATGGCGGGCCGTAACATTAGTGTGGATCGCTTCGCCCTCGGCAGCACACGCGTGATGCGCACCTGCGGCATGTTCGGTGAAGTGGTAGGGAAAGCCGCCTGGATCAGCGTGCGCCATCACACCACGCCACGCGGTGTCTATGAGCAGTATCTGGACATCCTAAAGGATCTCATGAGCCAGCCGGGTGCCATGCGTCGTGACAGCCTGGAAGGCGCTCTCTACCTGCCAGCCAATGCTAAGAAGCTGCCCGAAGTGGTGAATGATTCCATCGATCCGAAAAAACTGGAAGGCATCGTGATCGACGATGCAGATGCGGAGTTGACGGGCAAGTGGGCCTCGGGTGAAGGACTGAAGCCCCATGTGGGCGATCACTACAGCTACGGCCAAGATAAGGGTGCCTCGGCGAGGTTCTCCTTCGCGGTGAAAGAGAGCGGCTCCTACGAGGTGCGCGTCTATTGGCAGCCGCACGCCAACCGTGGTAAGACCGTGCCTATCACAGTCTTGGGCGCGGATGGTGAAAAGACAGTGCAAGTGGACCAGACCAAACCTGCCAGCGGCCCGAATGGCTCGGAGAGCATCGGCGTCTTCAAGTTCAACGCCGGTGAAGAAGCTTCAGTCACCTTCCGCACGGAAGGCTCCAATGGCAATGTGCACCTGGATGCCGTGCAAGTGGTGAAGCAGTAG